From a single Strix uralensis isolate ZFMK-TIS-50842 chromosome 25, bStrUra1, whole genome shotgun sequence genomic region:
- the CRYBG2 gene encoding beta/gamma crystallin domain-containing protein 2 gives MDSPFQHSKARGFVSSVELSMKQGAPGPEGRSRFQKVSLVSRQLESTGSTRGREGSPSRVSLLLQAWEREIVEKTASGPTTLTQRERSSSINLLKDFTAHGPIFSQVYSPTQKPRRQDERGKVGASSGGDGIPLPVGAPQEMPVHRESYVHGTLLPTRPTESPAGGPGEGPGAPCTAEPGCVPALPRARHVTVLRTGRDAARPEPGLVEQKEAQNGRHDTVGAMMALQQRESRGQDSSSLTGAAAGSESSPGTTEAAGLLAQASPGEKHSPQAEAASVNATPRDGDRPGDPQTSITSFLLCPSADAGGQADLAGAGEGSVADGDDTISAMPPRTESPPGAGSTPENPFSEARDGPEPSSEAPASPKAELELEGGEMMEEPQGTAQEPESSPEPPTEPPAPDPPAESPPDTTEEDPELLVDMEIFVDTLRNMEPSEMRKVPKAPRQPRPSSLGRCTALPPIQEDRVAPRAPISLPEALRELLARGPVGRREETSEEEAEIENPYLTPEERASARTLHGVAGDSVADVGRAEGNSLLGTLRQAGAEEKAKPVAGGSAKRSVPFRGNVLKGMALLSHFLEHRAVAADEGKPYSRLDNSVLYSRFVSPSAPLIELPGRDSRGTGSPTPGDNGQGPGDHPGPEMAVLEALSPGCVPLVTEDPESTMSLCPADVLQEDKEGFEKINTRPGKIVLFSEAGFAGQKREIWGDVPDATSWELSHTISIRVIRGGWVMYEKPRFHGRKCVLAEGDVEIDNPWTAYGQNGQPRGSHPFRIGSFKRVVRDYRTPEISLFAEENGEGERLKFTDSAEDTRTRGQALTAASIIVHSGLWLVYSKPFFDDDPYVLEPGGYPNLKAWGAKDPSICSMHPIRLGCPVVERPGEPQVLIYEAAGFQGRSFTISRDIYDLKRLPGPALPTVGSLHVLGGCWVGYEKEGFRGHQYLLEEGEYQDWRQWGGYNKELVSLRLIRTDFSDPALVLFEAMDFEEGPSVELSEALPDTQLAGYGTITQSIHVLSGVWVAYEGTNFSGEQYILEKGVYRNCEDWGAADCHIASAQPILQVGEHNLHFVSKILLFSEPDFLGDHVAFEEDQDTLPAAFIPRSCRVRGGSWILFDGQAFAGEQHVLSEGEYPTLSAMGCLSSSTTIRSLKKVPLFFSEPSIFLHGLECFEGKEIELNNEVRSLQAEGFNNHVLSVRVKGGIWVLCEHGDFRGRQWLLDCTEITNWLTYSGLQHVGSLYPIRQRRIYFRIRSRELELYLLVPDDVEDMKAGRVVVSSLSEQSSSVWYYVDGLIKNQVAPNMSLQVIGPAGKGAKAVLWSETRMPRQTWSVDSQGRIHSQMFEDMILDIKGGRSYDRDHVIVWDMAEERPTQLWDIEVL, from the exons ATGGATTCGCCATTTCAGCACTCCAAGGCCAGGGGTTTTGTCTCCAGCGTGGAGCTGAGCATGAAGCAGGGTGCTCCAGGGCCCGAGGGCAGGTCCCGCTTCCAGAAGGTCTCGCTGGTGTCACGGCAGCTGGAGAGCACGGGGAGCACGCGGGGCCGGGAGGGGAGCCCCTCCCGCgtgtctctgctgctgcaggccTGGGAGAGGGAGATCGTGGAGAAGACGGCATCTGGCCCCACCACCCTGACACAGCGGGAACGCTCGTCCTCCATCAACCTCCTCAAGGACTTCACCGCGCACGGCCCCATCTTCTCGCAGGTGTATTCCCCCACGCAGAAGCCCCGGCGGCAGGACGAGAGGGGGAAGGTGGGGGCCAGCAGCGGCGGTGATGGCATCCCCCTGCCGGTGGGTGCCCCCCAGGAGATGCCCGTGCACAGGGAGAGCTACGTGCACGGCACCCTCCTCCCCACCCGACCCACCGAGAGCCCCGCGGGGGGTCCTGGTGAAGGTCCCGGTGCCCCGTGCACAGCTGAGCCTGGCTGcgtccctgccctgcccagggccaGGCATGTCACCGTGCTGCGGACAGGCAGGGACGCAGCCAGGCCTGAGCCAGGGCTGGTGGAGCAAAAAGAAGCCCAAAATGGGAGGCACGATACTGTCGGTGCCATGATGGCCCTGCAACAGCGTGAGAGCCGTgggcaggacagcagcagcttgactggggcagcagcgggcagcGAGAGCTCACCGGGCACCACAGAGGCCGCTGGGCTCCTGGCTCAGGCATCCCCCGGCGAGAAACACTCGCCACAAGCTGAAGCCGCGTCGGTGAACGCAACCCCGAGGGACGGTGACAGGCCCGGGGATCCACAAACCAGTATAACCAGCTTCTTGCTGTGTCCCTCGGCGGACGCCGGTGGCCAGGCTGATCTGGCTGGTGCAGGAGAGGGAAGCGTGGCAGACGGGGACGACACCATTTCAGCCATGCCACCGAGGACAGAGAGCCCCCCCGGAGCTGGCAGCACCCCTGAAAACCCCTTCTCAGAGGCAAGAGATGGTCCAGAGCCTTCATCTGAAGCACCAGCATCTCCAAAGGCTGAGCTTGAGTTGGAGGGGGGCGAGATGATGGAGGAGCCCCAAGGCACGGCCCAAGAGCCTGAGAgcagcccagagccccccacTGAGCCCCCAGCCCCTGACCCCCCAGCCGAGAGCCCCCCAGACACGACCGAGGAGGACCCCGAGCTGCTGGTGGACATGGAGATCTTCGTGGACACGCTACGCAACATGGAGCCCTCGGAGATGCGGAAGGTGCCCAAGGCCCCGCGCCAGCCCCGGCCATCGTCGCTGGGCCGCTGCACTGCTCTGCCCCCCATCCAGGAGGACCGCGTGGCCCCCCGGGCCCCCATCTCCCTGCCCGAGGCCCTGCGCGAGCTGCTGGCGCGAGGCCCGGTGGGGCGGCGGGAGGAGACCTCCGAGGAGGAGGCGGAGATTGAGAACCCCTACCTGACCCCTGAGGAGCGGGCGTCAGCGAGGACCCTCCATGGGGTGGCCGGGGACAGCGTGGCTGATGTTGGCCGGGCGGAGGGGAACTCGCTCCTGGGGACACTGAGGCAGGCGGGAGCAGAGGAAAAGGCCAAACCGGTGGCCGGGGGCTCGGCCAAGCGGAGCGTTCCCTTCCGAGGGAACGTCCTCAAGGGCATGGCGCTGCTCTCCCACTTCTTGGAGCACCGGGCGGTTGCAGCCGATGAGGGGAAGCCCTACTCGCGCCTGGACAACAGCGTGCTCTACAGCCGCTTTGTCTCCCCCAGCGCCCCCCTGATCGAGCTGCCTGGTAGGGACAGCAGAGGGACGGGCTCGCCCACCCCCGGGGACAATGGGCAAGGTCCTGGGGACCACCCTGGCCCTGAGATGGCCGTGCTGGAAGCCCTGagtcctggctgtgtccctctTGTCACTGAAGACCCAGAGAGTACCATGAGCCTGTGCCCTGCTGATGTCCTG CAGGAGGACAAGGAGGGCTTCGAGAAAATCAACACGAGACCTGGCAAG ATCGTCCTCTTCTCCGAGGCCGGCTTCGCAGGTCAGAAACGGGAGATCTGGGGTGATGTCCCCGACGCCACGTCCTGGGAGCTCTCGCACACCATCTCCATCCGGGTCATCCGAGGCGG gTGGGTGATGTACGAGAAGCCGCGGTTTCACGGGCGCAAGTGTGTGCTGGCCGAGGGGGACGTGGAGATCGACAACCCCTGGACGGCGTACGGGCAGAACGGGCAGCCCCGCGGCAGCCACCCCTTCCGCATCGGCTCCTTCAAGAGGGTGGTGCGG GATTACCGCACCCCCGAGATCAGCCTGTTTGCGGAGGAGAACGGCGAAGGCGAGCGGCTGAAGTTCACTGACTCGGCCGAGGACACCCGCACGCGGGGCCAGGCGCTCACCGCCGCCTCCATCATCGTCCACTCGGGCCT GTGGCTGGTTTACTCCAAGCCTTTCTTCGATGATGACCCCTACGTTTTGGAGCCGGGCGGGTACCCCAATTTAAAGGCTTGGGGAGCAAAGGACCCATCCATCTGCTCCATGCACCCCATCAGGCTG GGTTGCCCCGTCGTGGAGAGACCTGGCGAGCCGCAG GTGCTGATCTACGAGGCCGCAGGTTTCCAGGGCCGCAGCTTCACCATCAGCCGAGACATCTACGACCTGAAGCGCCTGCCTGGGCCGGCACTGCCCACCGTGGGCTCCCTGCACGTCCTGGGTGGCTG CTGGGTTGGCTACGAGAAGGAGGGCTTCCGTGGCCACCAGTACCTGCTGGAGGAAGGGGAGTATCAGGACTGGAGGCAGTGGGGCGGCTACAACAAGGAGCTGGTGTCCTTACGGCTGATACGGACG GACTTCTCCGACCCGGCGCTGGTCCTCTTTGAGGCCATGGACTTCGAGGAGGGCCCGAGCGTGGAGCTGAGCGAGGCACTCCCCGACACGCAGCTGGCCGGCTACGGCACCATCACCCAGTCCATCCACGTGCTGAGCGGCGT GTGGGTGGCCTATGAGGGCACCAACTTTTCGGGTGAGCAGTACATCCTGGAGAAGGGGGTGTACCGCAACTGTGAAGACTGGGGTGCCGCGGATTGCCACATCGCCTCGGCGCAGCCCATCCTGCAG GTTGGGGAACACAACCTCCATTTCGTCTCCAAG aTCCTGCTCTTCTCAGAGCCCGACTTCTTGGGGGACCACGTTGCCTTCGAGGAGGACCAGGACACCCTGCCCGCCGCCTTCATCCCACGTTCCTGCAGAGTCCGTGGGGGCAG CTGGATCCTGTTCGACGGACAGGCCTTCGCGGGGGAGCAGCACGTGCTGTCCGAGGGCGAGTACCCCACACTCAGTGCCATgggctgcctctcctcctccaccaccatcCGCTCCTTGAAGAAGGTCCCATTG TTTTTCTCAGAACCCTCCATCTTCCTGCACGGGCTGGAGTGTTTTGAGGGGAAGGAGATCGAGCTGAACAACGAAGTGCGGAGTCTCCAGGCAGAGGGTTTCAACAACCACGTGCTGTCGGTGCGCGTCAAAGGCGGGAT CTGGGTGCTGTGCGAACACGGTGACTTCCGAGGGCGTCAGTGGCTGCTGGATTGCACTGAAATCACCAACTGGCTGACATACAGTGGGCTGCAGCACGTGGGATCCCTCTACCCCATCCGCCAG AGACGGATTTATTTCCGCAtcaggagcagggagctggagctCTACCTCTTGGTCCCTGACGACGTGGAGGACATGAAAGCGGGGAGGGTGGTGGTCTCCAGCCTGAGCGAGCAGAGCAGCTCCGTCTGGTACTATGTGGATGGGCTGATCAAAAACCAG GTGGCCCCCAACATGAGCCTGCAGGTCATCGGGCCAGCTGGGAAGGGCGCGAAGGCCGTGCTGTGGTCCGAGACTCGGATGCCACGTCAGACCTGGAGTGTCGATTCTCAGGGACGGATCCACAGCCAGATGTTCGAGGACATGATCCTGGATATAAAGG GCGGCCGATCCTACGACCGGGACCACGTCATCGTTTGGGACATGGCTGAGGAAAGACCCACGCAACTCTGGGACATAGAGGTGCTATGA